The genomic window TCGACGACGACTACGAGTACGACGTCGCCGACGAGACGCTGCCCGCCGACCGCTACCTCGACCGCGAGCTGAGCTGGCTGCGCTTCAACCAGCGCGTGCTCGAGCTCGCGGAGGACCCGGCGGTGCCGCTGCTCGAGCGGGTGAACTTCCTCGCGATCTTCGCCTCGAACCTCGACGAGTTCTTCATGGTGCGCGTCGCCGGCCTCAAGCGCCGCATCGTCACGGGCCTCGCCGTGCCGACCAACATCGGCCGGGCTCCTCAGGACGTGCTGGCCGACATCAACCGCATCGCGCTCGAGCTGCAGCACCGCCACATCGCCGTGCTGCACGACCTCGTCAAGCCCGAGCTCGATGACGCGGGCATCCACATCGAGACCTGGGCCGATCTCGACGAGGACGACCGCCACCAGATCGACCGCATCTTCTCGCAGAAGATCTTCCCGGTGCTCATGCCGCTCGCCGTCGACCCGGCGCACCCCTTCCCGTACATCTCGGGGCTCTCGCTCAACCTCTCGGTGCGCGTGCGCAACCCCAAGACCGAGAAGGTCGAGTTCGCCCGCCTCAAGGTGCCGCAGGTGCTGCCGCGCTTCGTGCAGCTGCCGGATGACGGCTCGGGGCGCGTGCGGTTCCTCACCCTCGAGGACCTCATCTCCAACCACCTCGACCAGCTGTTCCCGGGGATGGAGATCCTCGAGCACCACGAGTTCCGCGTCACCCGCAACGAGGACGTCGAGATCGAGGAGGACGAGAGCGAGAACCTCATCCAGGCGCTCGAGCGCGAACTGCTGCGGCGGCGCTTCGGCCCTCCCATCCGCCTCGAGATCACCGACGACATGGACGACGTGACCCTCGGCCTGCTCGTGCGCGAGCTCGGCATCACCGAGCAGGAGGTCTACCGCCTGCCCGCGCCGCTCGACCTCGGGGGCCTGTTCGAGATCTCGAAGCTCGACCGGCCGCACCTGAAGTTCCCGAAGCACGTGCCCGTCACGCCGCTCGAGCTGCAGCCGAGCGAGCCGAACGCGCAGCCCGACGTCTTCCGCGCCCTGCAGCGCGGCGAGGTGCTCGTGCACCACCCCTACGAGTCCTTCGCCACGAGCGTGCAGGCCTTCCTCGAGCAGGCGGCCCGCGACCCCAACGTGCTCGCGATCAAGCAGACGCTGTACCGCACGAGCGGCGACAGCCCCATCGTCGAGGCGCTCATCGATGCGG from Microcella daejeonensis includes these protein-coding regions:
- a CDS encoding RNA degradosome polyphosphate kinase; its protein translation is MQDEDTPRTESDYQVDGGVGGDFLDDDYEYDVADETLPADRYLDRELSWLRFNQRVLELAEDPAVPLLERVNFLAIFASNLDEFFMVRVAGLKRRIVTGLAVPTNIGRAPQDVLADINRIALELQHRHIAVLHDLVKPELDDAGIHIETWADLDEDDRHQIDRIFSQKIFPVLMPLAVDPAHPFPYISGLSLNLSVRVRNPKTEKVEFARLKVPQVLPRFVQLPDDGSGRVRFLTLEDLISNHLDQLFPGMEILEHHEFRVTRNEDVEIEEDESENLIQALERELLRRRFGPPIRLEITDDMDDVTLGLLVRELGITEQEVYRLPAPLDLGGLFEISKLDRPHLKFPKHVPVTPLELQPSEPNAQPDVFRALQRGEVLVHHPYESFATSVQAFLEQAARDPNVLAIKQTLYRTSGDSPIVEALIDAAEAGKAVLALVEIKARFDEQNNIEWARKLEKAGVHVVYGLVGLKTHCKLALVVRQEKNGDLRYYSHIGTGNYNPKTSRIYEDFGLFTADPIVGKDLTRLFNELSGYAIEKKYKRLLVAPRYLRRGLLKSIRTETQNALEGKPAGIRIKVNSLVDEAIIDALYRASAAGATVDIVVRGICALTPGREGLSENIRVRSVLGRYLEHSRIFAFENDGDPQVYIGSADMMHRNLDRRVEALVRLQEPAHLAQVDALFTTSMSTTTASWQLQPDGEWMRHHRDSHGRPLADLQNVVMNGIIARRRPRTAR